A single region of the Raphanus sativus cultivar WK10039 chromosome 1, ASM80110v3, whole genome shotgun sequence genome encodes:
- the LOC108841780 gene encoding probable hexosyltransferase MUCI70 has protein sequence MSGLGVRSSSYGSLMDKTSLYAVVLPTTTTRTKASNKMMMHKERVHWICKFAGRKKVGMLLLFLISAVVFLRVLYAGKGEDGREVQVPPSLHFNGTSVVNHSILLPTNEDQIQNISSSIDTNVILSPPPPPPPPPPIHFLGYTLPQGHPCHTFTLPPPPSDRKRTGPRPCPVCYLPVEEAVALMPSAPSFSPLLNNLTYIHEEQLSRETEFGGSDFGGYPTLKQRNHSFDVKETMSVHCGFVKGPQPGRNTGFDIDEADLLEMRQCRGIVVASAVFDAFDDVKAPKNISKHSEETVCFYMFVDEGTESILKRERGLNGNKTVGIWRVVVVHNLPYLDGRRNGKVPKLLVHRMFPNARYSLWIDGKLELVVDPYQILERFLWRKNATFAISKHYRRFDVFVEAEANKAAGKYDNASIDFQVEFYKNEGLTPYSVAKLPITSDVPEGCVILREHVPISNLFTCLWFNEVDRFTSRDQISFSTVRDKIAAKTNWTVSMFLDCERRNFVVQKYHRAEQERIARRKPPAPNLSPPPPSPPSPPPPLPATPVLISSDLPKKVSSGRGGSTRPPRRRGRGRRSSSRGNRKANLPAL, from the exons ATGAGTGGATTGGGGGTTCGATCGAGTAGCTATGGTTCCTTGATGGACAAGACGAGTCTCTACGCCGTCGTTTTGCCTACGACGACGACTCGTACCAAGGCATCTAATAAGATGATGATGCACAAGGAGAGGGTACATTGGATCTGCAAATTCGCTGGTCGTAAGAAGGTCGGCatgttgctcctcttcttgatctCCGCCGTCGTCTTTCTCCGCGTCCTTTACGCCGGCAAAG GTGAAGATGGTCGGGAAGTTCAAGTTCCTCCGAGTCTTCACTTCAATGGCACTTCCGTTGTAAATCATTCAATCTTGTTACCTACTAATGAAGATCAAATTCAGAATATATCTTCTTCTATAGACACAAATGTTAtactctctcctcctcctcctcctcctcctccgcctcctATACATTTTCTTGGCTATACGCTTCCTCAAGGACATCCTTGTCACACTTTCACCTTACCTCCCCCTCCTTCCGACAGAAAACGAACTGGACCTCGCC caTGCCCGGTATGTTACCTTCCAGTCGAAGAAGCAGTTGCCTTGATGCCAAGTGCTCCCTCCTTTTCCCCTCTTCTTAACAACTTAACGTATATACATGAAGAACAGCTAAGTAGAGAGACAGAGTTTGGAGGGTCTGATTTTGGTGGTTATCCTACTTTGAAACAGAGGAATCATTCTTTTGATGTTAAAGAAACAATGAGCGTTCATTGTGG GTTTGTTAAAGGACCTCAACCTGGTCGGAATACAGGTTTTGACATTGATGAGGCTGATCTTCTTGAAATGAGGCAGTGCCGTGGGATTGTTGTTGCCTCAGCTGTGTTTG ATGCTTTTGATGATGTAAAAGCCCCCAAAAATATCAGTAAACATTCGGAGGAAACAGTTTGCTTCTACATGTTTGTTGATGAAGGAACTGAATCAATTTTGAAGAGAGAACGTGGCCTTAACGGCAACAAGACAGTAGGGATATGGAGAGTTGTTGTTGTGCATAATCTCCCTTATTTAGATGGAAGGCGCAATGGAAAG GTGCCGAAGCTTCTTGTCCATAGGATGTTTCCAAATGCTCGCTATTCTTTATGGATTGATGGAAAACTTGAGCTTGTCGTTGATCCATATCAAATTCTTGAGAG GTTCTTGTGGAGAAAAAATGCTACATTTGCAATCTCTAAACATTATAGACGGTTTGATGTCTTCGTGGAGGCTGAAGCAAATAAAGCAGCTGGTAAATATGACAACGCCTCTATAGACTTTCAGGTGGAGTTCTACAAGAATGAAGGGTTAACCCCTTACTCCGTTGCAAAGCTCCCAATCACAAGCG ACGTCCCTGAGGGCTGTGTCATTTTAAGAGAGCATGTCCCCATCAGCAACCTCTTCACTTGTCTTTGGTTCAACGAAGTAGACCGATTCACTTCTAGAGATCAAATCAGTTTCTCAACTGTGAGAGACAAGATTGCAGCTAAAACAAACTGGACAGTAAGCATGTTCCTTGACTGCGAGCGACGCAACTTTGTAGTTCAG AAATATCATCGAGCAGAACAAGAGAGAATCGCAAGGCGAAAACCTCCAGCGCCTAATCtttctcctccaccaccatcaCCACCATCGCCGCCGCCTCCACTGCCAGCTACACCTGTTTTAATAAGCAGCGACTTGCCTAAAAAAGTCTCAAGTGGAAGAGGGGGCAGCACAAGGCCGCCTAGAAGGCGTGGAAGAGGCAGACGGTCTAGTTCAAGAGGTAACAGGAAAGCTAACCTGCCTGCACTATGA